The Thermasporomyces composti region GGTTCCTGCGAGGCACGCTCATCGGTCGGGCCGCCACCGATCCCGCCGTGGCCGGGCCTCTCCTGCACGCGATGTCGCACGTGGTCGTCGTGCGGGGTAAGGCGCCGATGGCGCCGCGCGACATGATCCCGCTGCGCATCCCGGAGGCGGCCCGGGCGCAGGTGCTCCAGCAGCGCGCCTGAGTCGGCTTCCAGGCCCTTCCTCGCCCCACGCGACCCATGAACCCGTCGGCGAGTACGCTGCCTCACATGAGCGATCGCAAGGGCGCGACGCGACGCGGTGGTGTCCTACGGCGCGCCCTCTCCCGGCTCACCAGCAGCGAGGACGCCTTGGAGGCGGAGGAGCTGCAGGACGAGGTGCGGGAATCCGGCTACCGATCGATCGCGCAGTGCGCGGACCGCGAGCGGGTTCGCGTCTGCGGGGAGGTTCGGTGCATCACCCTGCGGCCCCGGGCTGGTGTTCCGGCGCTTGAGGCCGACCTGTACGACGGCTCCGGCACGATCGTCCTGGTCTGGCTAGGTCGGCGACGGATCGCCGGAATCGAACCCGGACGCCGGCTGGTCGCTGAAGGACGGGTGTCGATCCACCAGCAGCGGTGGGTGATGTACAACCCGAAGTACCAACTCAAGCCGCTGGGAGACGACGAGTGAGCTTGTCCGAGGAGAGCCCAGCCTCCGATGCGGCACAGCCGTCGACCACCTCCGGTCCGGCTGGATCGTCGGTGCAGGGCAACCAGGTCGCCACGGCGCCGAGCGAGGAGGGGTTCTCCCTCATCCGGGCTTTCGGCGGTTGGGGCGGTCTCCTCGACGCCGGCTTGCCTGGCCTCGCCTTCGTCGTCACCTACACGGCGTTCGGCCACAACCTCCGCCTCTCTCTCGTCGTGGCGCTCACGCTCGGCGGCCTGATCGCGGTCATTCGGCTCGTGCGGCGGGATCCGCTGCAGAACGTGGTCGGCGGGTTCGTCGGCGTCGCGATCGCCGCCCTCCTCAGTAACGCGACGGGCAAGGCGGAGGACTTCTACCTGCCTGGGCTCTTCATCAACGCCGCCTACGGCACGGCATACCTGGTCGCCAACCTGCTCCGCTGGCCGCTCATCGGCGTCTTGGTGGGTCTCGCGGCCGGATGGGGCATGCTCTGGCGGCGGGACCCCGTGCTCCTGCGAGCTTTTCAGCGCGCCGGATGGCTCTGGGTGGGCTTCTTCGCCGCCAAGCTGGTCGTGCAGCTGCCGCTCTACCTCGCCGGCGAGGTGGTCGCCCTCGGGGTGGCCAGGGTGGCGATGGGTTGGCCGCTCTGGCTGCTCGTGATGGGCCTCACCTATGTCGTCGTCAAGGGGTCGGTGCCGCCCGAGCGATGGGGTGAGCTGAGGGCGGCGGTCGAGCAGGTCGCAAGGGCACGCGGCCCGTCCTGAGCGTGTCGGTTCCCGCGGGGCGTGGCGCGCCCTCCGCGGTCGTGCCACACCAGTCTCCGCCACGTGCGGGTCGCGCTCGGCCGCCCCGGATGGACGACGGTCCGCCGGAACCCTAGGTGGCGTGCGGAGCGAGCAGTTCCTGAAGGTCCTTCTCTCGCTCGGGAAGGGCGACGAAGAGCAGCTCGTCGTGCCCCTCGAGGGGGGTATCGGGCGTCGGGGTGAGCACGCGACCGTTGCGCACGATGGTGACCAAGGAGGTGTCCGGTGGCCAGGAGACGTCCTGGACACGACGGCCGATCACCCGCGAGTCCTGAGGGAGGGTGAGCTCGACGAGGTTGGCCTCGCCCTGCTGGAACGTGAAGAGCCGTACGAGGTCGCCGACGCTCACCGCCTCCTCGACCAAGGCCGCCATGATGCGCGGCGTCGACACCGCGACGTCGACGCCCCAGGACTCGTTGAACAGCCACTCGTTCTTGGGGTGGTTGACCCGGGCGACGACACGCGGAACCCCGAACTCGGTCTTCGCCAACAGGGAGACGACCAGGTTGACCTTGTCGTCGCCGGTGGCGGCGATCACCACGTCGCACCGGTGCAGCGCCGCCTCGTCCAGGGTGGACAGCTCACAGGCGTCGGCGAGCAGCCACTCGGCGTTGGGCACGGTTTCCGCCTTCGCCGCACGCGGATCGCGGTCGATGAGCAGGACCTCGTGACGATTCTCGACCAGCTCGCTGGCGATCGAGCGGCCGACATTGCCGGCTCCGGCGATGACCACGCGCATCAGACTTCCTCCGGACCCGAGGCGAAGACGTTCTCGACCTTCTCGATCGTGCCCTCGCGAACGATGACGTGGACGAGGTCCCCGTCCTGCAGAACGGTGTCGTTGTCGGGGAGGATGCCCTCACCGAGCCGGGTGAGGAACGCGATGCGCGCGCCTGAGGCGCGTTCGAGCTCGGTCACCCGATGCCCCACCCACGCGGGGTCGACGTGGACCTCGGCAAGCCGGATCGTGCCGGTCGGGTCGCGCCACTCGGGCTCGGCACCCTCGGGGAGGAGTCGCCGAATGATCTGGTCCGCCGTCCACGGGATCGTCGCGACTGTCGGGATACCGAGCCGCTGGTACACCTCCGCCCGACCAGGGTCGTAGATCCGGGCGACGACGTTCTCCACCCCGAAGACCTCGCGAGCGATCCGAGCCGACAGCACGTTGGAGTTGTCACCGCTCGAGACCGCCGCGAAGGCGGACGCCTCCTCGATCCCGGCTTCGATGAGGACGTCCCGGTCGAACCCCATGCCGGTCACCTTCCGCCCGCCAAAACTCGGCCCGAGCCGGCGGAAGGCCTCGGGAGCACGATCAATGATGGCGACGCTGTGGCCGCGGTCCTCCAGGCTGTGAGCGAGCGTCGACCCCACTCGCCCGCAACCCATGATCACGATGTGCACGGTGTCCTTCTTCGCACAGTTCTCCGGCGTAGGAATGTTCCGTCCGCCCGGTGCTTGTCCAGACGGTTTGGCCTCTCCATCGAGGGGCCGAATCTCGGACGCTACACCGCCTCGACGAACCACCGTCGCTCGGCATCACCTCCAGTCTTCAACATTCTGCCGCCGCGTCAGCGGCGTCACCACGTCGCACCTCTAGCATCCTTGCCGTGGGACTCGGCGATCTGGGCAAGCGGCTGCTGGTCGGCCGCAAGCTCCGCAGCACCCAGCTACACCAGACGTTGCTGCCCAAGCGGATCGCTCTGCCGATCTTCGCGAGCGACGCGCTGTCGTCCGTGGCCTACGCGCCTGACGAGATCTTCATCGTCTTGTCGTACGCCGGGATCGCCGCCTACACCTTCTCGTGGAAGATCGGCATCGCGGTCGCCGCCGTGATGCTGGTGGTCGTCGCCTCCTACCGACAGAACGTCCGCGCGTACCAGTCCGGCGGCGGCGCCTACGAGGTGGCGACCGTCAACCTGGGTCAGTCAGCCGGACTCGTCGCCGCCAGTGCCTTGCTCGTGGACTACACCCTCACGGTGGCGGTGTCGATCTCCTCCGCGGCGCAGTACGCCGCGACCGCGATCGAGCCGCTGCAGGGTCACCAGGCGACGGCCGCGGTCCTCGCCACGCTCTTCCTCATGATCATGAACCTGCGTGGGGTCCGCGAGTCGGGAACCGTCTTCGCCATCCCCACCTACCTCTTCATGGCCGCCATCCTCGGCACGGCCGCGCTGGGATTCGTGCGGTACGCCCTGGGCGATCTGCCGCAGGCGACGACCGCGGAGCTGCGCCTGGTGCCCTCGGCGGAGTTCGAGCACGGCCTGACCAGTCTGGCTGGGGCGATGCTGCTCCTGCGCGCGTTCGCCTCCGGGTCCGCCGCGCTGACCGGCGTCGAAGCGATCAGCAACGGTGTCCCGGCGTTCCGCAAGCCCAAGGGAGCCAACGCCGCGACGACCCTGCTCATGCTCGGGGCCATCGCGGTCACCATGGGACTCAGCGTCATCGTGCTGGCCAACCTCATGGGCGTGCGGATGGCGGAGAACCCGGCGACCCAGCTCGTCCGGCCGGACGGGACGTCGGTGGGCCCGAGCTATCACCAGCAGCCGGTCATCAGCCAGTTGGCCGCCGGCGTCTTCGACCACGTCCCCGTCGGCTTCTACATCGTGTCGGCCGTGACGGGCCTGATCCTCATGCTCGCCGCCAACACCGCGTTCAACGGCTTCCCTGTGCTGGGCTCGATCCTCGGCCGCGACGGCTTCCTGCCCCGCCAGCTGCACACGCGCGGCGACCGGCTGGCCTTCTCCAACGGCATCGTCGCGCTGGCCGGGTTCGCGATCATTCTGATCCTCGCGTTCGACGCCGAGGTGACCCGGCTCATCCAGCTGTACATCGTCGGCGTCTTCACCTCGTTCACCCTGGGTCAGGCCGGCATGGTCCGGCACTGGAACCGCCTGCTCTCCGACGAGCCGGACCCAGCGACCCGCCGGCGGATGATGCGCAGCCGGGCGATCAACGCGGTGGGGTTCGTCGTGACCGCGGTCGTCCTCGCCGTCGTGCTCGTCACGAAGTTCGTCCACGGCGCGTGGATCACGGTCGTGGCGATGGCGGTTCTCTACGCGATGATGCGGGGGATTCGCCGCCACTACGACACGGTCGCGGCGGAGCTGGCGGTCGACCCGAGCGAGGAGCTCACGCTGCCCTCGAAGGTGCACGCGATCGTGCTCGTCTCGAAGATGCACAAGCCCACGTTGCGCGCGCTCGCGTTCGCCCGCGCCGCGCGGCCCGATGTGCTCGAGGCGATCACGGTCGACGTCGATCCACCGGCGACGCGCGAGCTGCTCGAGGAGTGGGACCGGCGACGCATCCCGGTCCCGCTCAGGGTCCTCGCCTCTCCCTACCGTGAGATCACCCGGCCAGTCGTGGACTACGTTCGACACATCCGGCGGTCCAGCCCGCGCGACGTGGTCACCGTCTACATCCCCGAGTACGTCTTGGGCCGCTGGTGGGAGCAGCTCCTGCACAACCAGAGCGCGCTCCGCCTGAAGGGACGGCTGCTGTTCACGCCCGGCGTCATGGTGACGAGCGTTCCGTACCAGCTCAGGTCCTCCGAGGCCGCCAACCGCCGGGAGGAACGCCACAGCAGCATCGTGGGGGACGTCCGTCGCGGCGCCTCCTACGGACCGGCGACGGGCACCACGCGGCCTCGCCGACCAGGAGAGCGCCGCTGACGTCGACACCACGTGGCCGTGCCCACGGCCCGGTCGGGCAGGATGGCCCGTCATGGAGCTGCGCATCTTCACCGAGCCACAGCAGGGCGCGTCGTACGACACGCTGCTCCGCGTCGCCCGTGCCGCGGAGGACTGCGGGTATGACGCGTTCTTCCGCTCCGACCACTACCTGGCCATGGGGGACGTCGACGGACTGCCCGGTCCGACCGACGCGTGGACCCAGCTCGCCGGGCTCGCACGAGAGACCTCGCGCATCCGCTTGGGCACGCTGGTCAGCCCCGTGACGTTCCGGCTTCCGGGGGTCCTGGCGATCCAGGTCGCCCAGGTCGACCAGATGTCTGGCGGACGGGTGGAGCTCGGGCTCGGCGCGGGATGGTACGAGGCCGAGCACCGTGCCTACGGCATTCCGTTCCCAGCGAAACGATTCGACCTGCTGGAGGAGCAGCTCGCGATCATCACCGGCCTGTGGACCACACCGGTGGGCGAGCGCTTCAGCTTTTCCGGCGCGCACTACACCGTGGAGGACTCGCCGGCCCTCCCCAAGCCGGTGCAGACGCCGCACCCGCCGATCATCATCGGCGGTGGTGGCCCGCGTCGCACACCCACCTTGGCGGCGAGGTACGCAGCCGAGTTCAACCAGGGCTTCGCCGCGCCGGAGGCCATGCGGGCGGGCTTCGAGCGGGTCCGTCGGATCTGTGCCGAATCGGGGCGCGACCCAGACACCCTCATCCTCTCGGCGGCCTTGGCGGTCTGCTGCGGAAAGGACGAGGGCGAGGTGCGGGCGCGGGCTGACGCGATCCGGCGGGATGTCGACGAGCTGCGTCAGAACGCCCTCGCCGGTACACCCGCGCAGCTGGTCGACCGCCTCGGCCACTACGCCGAGCTCGGTGTGTCACGCGTCTACCTGCAGGTGCTCGATCTGGACGACATCGACCACATCGAGTTGGTCGCCGCCGAGGTCCTCCCGCAGGTGCGCGGTCTTTGAGCCGTGTCGCCACGACCGGCGAGGTGAGGAGACAGCGGGGGAGCGTGGCGGTGGCCTTGACCACGCTCCCCACCGTTGTCACGCCCCGCGACAACGGGATGTGAGCGCGCACCTAGACTGCTGGTCGAGGTCGTCGCGGCAAGCCGTCGTTGCGGACGGTACGGGCCCCAACACCTGGGCCTGGACACCGGAACCGGCCGTGGCTGCCGGCGAGGGCTGGACGGACCACGAGGACCGAGGAACAGATGGGCAATCCGGGCGCTGGACTACTCCGTGCCGGGCGAGGTGTCACGCTCGCGGTCTGCTGCGGCGCGCTCGCCCTGCTCGGTCACGTCTCCGGCGGCGCCCCCGCTCCGCCGCTCTCGGCGTTCCTCACGGTCACCGCGCTCCTTGGAGCCGCCTTCGCGGTGCTGGCCGGACGACGTCGACAGTTCCGCCACATTCTCGCCGTCGCGCTCGGCGCGCAGGTGGCGTTTCACCTCGCGTTCCAGCTCACCGCGGCACACTCCGCTGATCACCTCGGAGTGACGGGAGCGGTGGGACCACTCGCCTTCTGGGATCCACTCACCGCAGCGGGGCACGCGGCTGCCGCCGTGGTGATGTCCGCTCTCGTCGCGCGCGGTGAGGACGTGGTCTGGGCGCTCTACCACCTCCTGGGCCTGGTCCGGCTGCCCTCGCCGGTGGCGCCGGAGGCGTGGCCGCTCGTGCGTCCACTGCCGGTCCGTGTGGAGGAGCCTCGCCCCGAGGAGTGGCTCTGGGCCCGGGTGCACCCTCGCCGGGGACCACCGGGTGGCTGCGCGGGCTGACCGTCGGGGCGGGTCGCGCTGACCATCGCGAGACCCGCGGTCGTCCGCGTCCTCCGGCCACCACGTCGTCCCGGCACGTCGCCTCCCGTCGCCTCGGCATCGCGGTGGGCCGACGTCGCCTGTCACCAGGAGGTTCCATGCTTCCCAGCTCACTGCTTTCCAGCTCACTGCGACGGTGTGCCCAGGTGGGAGCCACGGCCACGGCCGCGGTCGTGGCGCTGGCTGGTCCGGCCGGCGCCCACGTGACCGTCAATCCGGACGAAGCCGCACGGGGCGGTTACGCGAAGCTCGCGTTCAGAGTTCCCAACGAGTCCGACAGGGCCTCGACCGTCAAGCTCACTGTGTCGTTCCCCGAGGAGACGCCGCTGGCGTCGGTACGGGTCCGGCCCCATCCGGGCTGGCAGGCGACCGTGCAGAAGACCACGTTCCCGGAACCGGTCGAGGTCGGCGACCTGGTGCTCGAGGAGGCCGTCACCTCGGTGACGTGGACCGCGGACGAAGGTGGAGGGATCGCGCCGGGGGAGTTCGATGAGTTCGAGGTCTCCGTTGGGCCGCTGCCAGACGAGGACTCCTTGGCGTTCACTGCGGTGCAGACGTACGACGACGGGGAGGTGGTGGCGTGGGACCAGCCGGTGACCGACGGCCCCGAGCCGGAGCGCCCCGCGCCTACCCTCCGTCTCGTCGACAGCGCCGATGACCACGGACACGGTCAAGCCTCCGACAGGACCGCTCAGGCCGCCGCCACGGGCGACGCGACGACCTCCGAGGCCACGTCCGGCGCCGGGCCAGCGGACCCGACCGCGCGGACGCTCGGGGTCACTGGCCTCGTCGCCGGCCTCCTGGGCCTCGTGGTGGCGGTGTGGGGACGCCTCGCGGGCAGGCGAGGTGAGACGTGACCGTGGCCGCGGCAGTGTCCAGACGAGCAATGTCCAGGCGAGCAGTCTCCAGGCGAGCAATAGCCAGGGGAGCGATAGTCAGGGGAGCGATAGTCAGGGGAGATGGTCGGGTTCGGCGGAGAGGGCACCCGGCGGCTGGAGCTCTCGTCGTCGCCCTCATCCTGGTGGGATGCGTCCTCCTGCAGGTGGCCCGACCGGCTCCGGCGGCCGCGCACAACTACCTGGTGTCGAGCACCCCGTCCGACGGCGCGGTGCTCGACACCG contains the following coding sequences:
- a CDS encoding potassium channel family protein; its protein translation is MRVVIAGAGNVGRSIASELVENRHEVLLIDRDPRAAKAETVPNAEWLLADACELSTLDEAALHRCDVVIAATGDDKVNLVVSLLAKTEFGVPRVVARVNHPKNEWLFNESWGVDVAVSTPRIMAALVEEAVSVGDLVRLFTFQQGEANLVELTLPQDSRVIGRRVQDVSWPPDTSLVTIVRNGRVLTPTPDTPLEGHDELLFVALPEREKDLQELLAPHAT
- a CDS encoding OB-fold nucleic acid binding domain-containing protein; amino-acid sequence: MSDRKGATRRGGVLRRALSRLTSSEDALEAEELQDEVRESGYRSIAQCADRERVRVCGEVRCITLRPRAGVPALEADLYDGSGTIVLVWLGRRRIAGIEPGRRLVAEGRVSIHQQRWVMYNPKYQLKPLGDDE
- a CDS encoding APC family permease; translation: MGLGDLGKRLLVGRKLRSTQLHQTLLPKRIALPIFASDALSSVAYAPDEIFIVLSYAGIAAYTFSWKIGIAVAAVMLVVVASYRQNVRAYQSGGGAYEVATVNLGQSAGLVAASALLVDYTLTVAVSISSAAQYAATAIEPLQGHQATAAVLATLFLMIMNLRGVRESGTVFAIPTYLFMAAILGTAALGFVRYALGDLPQATTAELRLVPSAEFEHGLTSLAGAMLLLRAFASGSAALTGVEAISNGVPAFRKPKGANAATTLLMLGAIAVTMGLSVIVLANLMGVRMAENPATQLVRPDGTSVGPSYHQQPVISQLAAGVFDHVPVGFYIVSAVTGLILMLAANTAFNGFPVLGSILGRDGFLPRQLHTRGDRLAFSNGIVALAGFAIILILAFDAEVTRLIQLYIVGVFTSFTLGQAGMVRHWNRLLSDEPDPATRRRMMRSRAINAVGFVVTAVVLAVVLVTKFVHGAWITVVAMAVLYAMMRGIRRHYDTVAAELAVDPSEELTLPSKVHAIVLVSKMHKPTLRALAFARAARPDVLEAITVDVDPPATRELLEEWDRRRIPVPLRVLASPYREITRPVVDYVRHIRRSSPRDVVTVYIPEYVLGRWWEQLLHNQSALRLKGRLLFTPGVMVTSVPYQLRSSEAANRREERHSSIVGDVRRGASYGPATGTTRPRRPGERR
- a CDS encoding LLM class F420-dependent oxidoreductase; this encodes MELRIFTEPQQGASYDTLLRVARAAEDCGYDAFFRSDHYLAMGDVDGLPGPTDAWTQLAGLARETSRIRLGTLVSPVTFRLPGVLAIQVAQVDQMSGGRVELGLGAGWYEAEHRAYGIPFPAKRFDLLEEQLAIITGLWTTPVGERFSFSGAHYTVEDSPALPKPVQTPHPPIIIGGGGPRRTPTLAARYAAEFNQGFAAPEAMRAGFERVRRICAESGRDPDTLILSAALAVCCGKDEGEVRARADAIRRDVDELRQNALAGTPAQLVDRLGHYAELGVSRVYLQVLDLDDIDHIELVAAEVLPQVRGL
- a CDS encoding DUF3159 domain-containing protein, whose protein sequence is MSLSEESPASDAAQPSTTSGPAGSSVQGNQVATAPSEEGFSLIRAFGGWGGLLDAGLPGLAFVVTYTAFGHNLRLSLVVALTLGGLIAVIRLVRRDPLQNVVGGFVGVAIAALLSNATGKAEDFYLPGLFINAAYGTAYLVANLLRWPLIGVLVGLAAGWGMLWRRDPVLLRAFQRAGWLWVGFFAAKLVVQLPLYLAGEVVALGVARVAMGWPLWLLVMGLTYVVVKGSVPPERWGELRAAVEQVARARGPS
- a CDS encoding YcnI family protein, translating into MGATATAAVVALAGPAGAHVTVNPDEAARGGYAKLAFRVPNESDRASTVKLTVSFPEETPLASVRVRPHPGWQATVQKTTFPEPVEVGDLVLEEAVTSVTWTADEGGGIAPGEFDEFEVSVGPLPDEDSLAFTAVQTYDDGEVVAWDQPVTDGPEPERPAPTLRLVDSADDHGHGQASDRTAQAAATGDATTSEATSGAGPADPTARTLGVTGLVAGLLGLVVAVWGRLAGRRGET
- a CDS encoding potassium channel family protein, yielding MGCGRVGSTLAHSLEDRGHSVAIIDRAPEAFRRLGPSFGGRKVTGMGFDRDVLIEAGIEEASAFAAVSSGDNSNVLSARIAREVFGVENVVARIYDPGRAEVYQRLGIPTVATIPWTADQIIRRLLPEGAEPEWRDPTGTIRLAEVHVDPAWVGHRVTELERASGARIAFLTRLGEGILPDNDTVLQDGDLVHVIVREGTIEKVENVFASGPEEV